One segment of Aquimarina sp. BL5 DNA contains the following:
- a CDS encoding Hpt domain-containing protein — translation MVETPNLNYIKDLAAGSEEFEQKVIRIIKKEFPEEKKEFLKNYNAKAYIETAKDVHKLKHKIGMFGFEAAYKVTVDFEEGLKKDDISLYPKFMLILESIEDFLKIV, via the coding sequence ATGGTAGAAACCCCTAATTTAAATTACATTAAAGATCTTGCCGCAGGTTCTGAAGAATTTGAACAAAAGGTAATTAGAATAATAAAAAAAGAATTTCCGGAAGAAAAAAAAGAATTTTTAAAAAATTATAATGCAAAAGCTTATATTGAAACTGCAAAAGATGTTCACAAGCTAAAGCACAAAATTGGCATGTTTGGATTCGAGGCAGCGTATAAAGTTACTGTTGACTTCGAAGAAGGTTTAAAAAAAGATGATATCTCATTATATCCAAAATTTATGCTAATTTTAGAGAGTATTGAAGATTTTTTGAAGATTGTATAA
- a CDS encoding DUF4114 domain-containing protein: MKRIFTFLTAIITMSISAQQEFDCNDGTFYQVISGSMKAYDPITGSYSEALHSYSSYNAGGYNAVDNFLYAIKSGDNRLLRIAKDMIVDLGAVAPNGTTVFGGGYAADVDPDGNLWVFQNNNKRTFHKITNLKDYDGSYSPQFEIVEADATAPSTCADIVYVNGAFYGGSRGKLFKWDLSSGTPVFSIKTVANLPRSTFGAAYADTDNRLYVSDNNGGLYLINDYEGANPTATLLNLTETTNSNDGFKCASGISPLDKDADGVLDSMDADVDGDGISNIVECNGTDPYGDIDDDGMFNYLDNDISGNGDNVVQDAFDRDSDGNPDFLDIDSDNDGIYDIVEAGAGSNDTNNDGVCNNQDIGYQDTDNDGIADAFDIDQLGTDFIPLDTDNDQVYDCYDIDSDNDGIIDLIEGQDSTTFLGLSNTDEDKDGLDDNFDPDFGGSTNGDIDTDGDNDYNHLDVDSDNDGISDNTEAYDSDGDGTIETYPSGVDADNDGLDDHYDQRKTGFDSENGGQTPASFPIPAICDRYNYLGDFDSNGKPLYLDGQDVVSQETVDMINNALPEGYPVPDFNPHYISSGYDTDVVLQENAEIWITFVGEGAGYKNTLGFYTYDADNPYETIPQPEDITIIFPNVSAVGSGGDLEVGDKVNIGSFPPNTGIGWVLLADAWKDGCVDTGNWQLYSNPDYNPESDETLRYHNVLLNDPDSERIILGFEDIRRDYASCDQDFNDALFYITASPITAIKTDNYADIKSATDVTSANDGGLESNGDLASLIAKRNFNRTKSNSIFNTKKSQKKFQPDFISYKSRNNEDLSLYFPTTGVAGSESTYVSSPEDLLGITNANSVFSVDYYQNEERVAAGLATTTTGNIYDHSKTICDRLNGSKLLDLRTVEIRNHTIISTRIERATGEIEYALTFSIKEGVSENEIYSLWNIDSYPEGDYTNFQVWGGSVSQVANIANHILDTFIADKPMRSHEVSNRIPTIFVEKGRYDNGELVLDIVNKSGASSMNFDGNIRRTELSSEVTLRQTVSLSGAYREQIKVDTGFLFDIGFSINGQESTQIDALYLADGPWGIDYSEEAVVLETFEVLEQTETASDENYTIERGVTVRGEVKETMNIFRNVLAGDLTLNIENYNALQFEMNTTNNIEVILVTKDLTDWNDRLRFTVEANSDNPLYNIAFVDFKNAAGVSVDVTDVRSVVFSIQGDYQNFSSFDIEITELVFTNNNILSTEEYEIQEKVENVMNYPNPFQATTFIRVPKTLQGTITITVVDMLGRIVRNEELQMISSNEARFDAQDLHTGIYKYVVSDANKRKYQGSFMKE; encoded by the coding sequence ATGAAACGAATTTTTACTTTTTTAACCGCAATAATAACTATGTCAATCTCTGCTCAGCAGGAATTTGATTGTAATGATGGAACTTTTTACCAAGTAATTTCGGGATCAATGAAAGCATATGATCCTATTACTGGATCATATTCTGAAGCTTTACATTCTTATAGCTCATATAATGCTGGAGGATATAATGCCGTTGATAATTTCTTATACGCAATAAAAAGTGGTGATAATCGCTTGTTACGTATTGCAAAAGACATGATTGTAGATTTAGGTGCCGTAGCACCAAACGGTACAACAGTATTTGGTGGAGGTTATGCAGCAGATGTAGATCCTGACGGAAATTTATGGGTATTTCAAAACAATAATAAAAGAACTTTTCATAAGATAACAAATCTAAAAGATTACGACGGGAGTTATTCTCCACAATTCGAAATTGTGGAAGCAGACGCAACGGCACCAAGTACTTGTGCCGATATTGTATATGTAAATGGTGCGTTTTATGGTGGTAGCAGAGGAAAGTTGTTTAAATGGGATTTATCTTCTGGAACTCCAGTATTTTCAATTAAAACAGTAGCTAATTTGCCAAGAAGTACATTTGGAGCAGCGTATGCAGATACAGATAATAGATTATATGTTTCGGATAATAATGGAGGTTTATATTTAATTAATGATTATGAAGGAGCAAATCCTACGGCTACACTGTTAAACTTAACAGAAACCACCAATTCTAATGATGGATTTAAGTGTGCTAGTGGAATATCTCCCTTGGATAAAGATGCCGATGGGGTTTTAGATTCAATGGATGCAGACGTAGATGGAGACGGGATATCTAATATAGTAGAATGTAATGGTACAGATCCTTATGGAGATATTGATGATGATGGGATGTTTAATTATTTAGATAACGATATAAGTGGTAATGGAGATAATGTAGTACAAGATGCTTTTGATAGAGATAGTGATGGAAATCCAGATTTCTTAGATATTGATTCTGATAATGATGGAATTTATGATATTGTAGAAGCTGGAGCTGGAAGTAATGATACGAACAATGATGGAGTCTGTAACAATCAAGATATTGGATATCAGGATACAGATAATGATGGGATTGCTGACGCATTCGATATAGATCAGTTAGGTACAGATTTCATTCCATTAGATACAGACAATGATCAAGTGTATGATTGTTATGATATTGATTCTGATAATGATGGGATTATTGATTTAATAGAAGGGCAAGATTCAACTACATTCTTAGGACTTTCTAATACAGATGAAGATAAAGATGGATTAGATGATAATTTTGATCCTGATTTCGGAGGATCAACGAATGGAGATATTGATACAGATGGAGATAACGATTATAATCATTTAGATGTAGATTCTGATAATGATGGTATTTCTGATAATACAGAAGCATATGATAGTGACGGAGATGGAACTATAGAAACGTACCCATCAGGAGTTGATGCTGATAATGATGGTTTAGATGATCACTATGATCAAAGAAAAACTGGTTTTGATTCAGAAAATGGAGGTCAGACTCCCGCAAGTTTTCCAATACCGGCAATCTGTGATAGATATAATTATCTAGGAGATTTCGATTCGAATGGAAAGCCATTATACCTTGATGGTCAGGATGTAGTGAGTCAAGAAACTGTTGATATGATTAATAATGCATTACCAGAAGGATATCCAGTACCTGATTTTAATCCGCACTATATTTCATCCGGATACGATACAGATGTAGTTTTACAAGAAAATGCTGAAATTTGGATCACGTTTGTTGGAGAAGGTGCTGGTTATAAAAATACGTTAGGTTTTTATACATATGATGCAGACAATCCTTACGAAACAATTCCACAGCCAGAAGATATCACTATTATTTTTCCTAATGTTTCTGCAGTAGGAAGCGGTGGAGATTTAGAAGTGGGTGATAAAGTAAATATCGGTAGCTTTCCTCCTAATACAGGTATAGGATGGGTGTTATTAGCAGATGCTTGGAAAGATGGATGTGTTGATACAGGTAACTGGCAATTATACTCTAATCCAGATTATAATCCAGAAAGTGATGAAACTTTAAGATATCATAATGTATTACTTAATGATCCAGATTCTGAAAGAATAATTTTAGGATTTGAAGATATCAGAAGAGATTACGCTTCTTGTGATCAGGATTTTAATGACGCGTTATTCTATATTACTGCAAGTCCTATAACAGCAATTAAAACAGATAATTATGCAGACATAAAAAGTGCTACAGATGTAACTTCAGCTAATGACGGAGGACTAGAAAGTAATGGAGATCTTGCCAGTCTTATAGCAAAGCGTAATTTTAATAGAACTAAGTCAAACTCGATTTTTAATACTAAGAAATCACAGAAAAAATTTCAACCAGATTTTATATCATATAAGTCAAGAAACAATGAAGATTTAAGTCTTTATTTCCCAACTACAGGAGTAGCAGGATCAGAATCTACTTATGTATCTAGCCCAGAAGATTTGCTTGGAATAACAAATGCCAATTCCGTATTCTCTGTAGACTATTATCAAAATGAAGAAAGAGTAGCTGCAGGATTAGCAACTACAACTACAGGAAATATTTATGACCATTCTAAGACTATATGTGATCGTCTTAACGGATCTAAACTGTTAGATTTAAGAACTGTAGAAATTAGAAATCATACGATTATTAGTACTCGTATAGAAAGAGCTACTGGTGAGATTGAATATGCATTAACATTTTCTATTAAAGAAGGAGTATCGGAAAATGAAATCTATAGTCTATGGAATATTGATAGCTATCCAGAAGGCGATTATACAAACTTCCAGGTATGGGGTGGTTCTGTATCACAAGTTGCTAATATTGCAAATCATATTTTAGACACTTTTATTGCCGACAAACCAATGAGGAGTCATGAAGTATCTAATAGAATACCAACCATTTTTGTAGAAAAAGGAAGATATGATAATGGAGAACTAGTATTGGATATTGTAAACAAATCTGGAGCATCTTCAATGAATTTTGATGGAAATATTAGACGAACGGAATTATCTTCTGAAGTAACATTAAGACAAACGGTTTCTTTATCAGGAGCTTATAGAGAGCAAATTAAAGTAGATACTGGATTCTTATTCGATATTGGGTTTTCTATCAATGGACAGGAGTCTACTCAAATCGATGCATTATACCTAGCAGATGGCCCTTGGGGAATTGATTATAGTGAAGAAGCGGTAGTTCTAGAAACTTTTGAAGTCTTAGAACAAACCGAAACGGCTTCTGATGAGAACTACACAATAGAAAGAGGTGTTACTGTAAGAGGAGAAGTGAAAGAAACGATGAATATTTTCAGAAATGTTTTGGCAGGTGATCTTACACTAAATATAGAAAACTATAACGCATTACAATTCGAGATGAATACGACCAACAATATTGAAGTTATTTTGGTAACAAAAGACCTTACTGATTGGAATGATAGATTAAGATTTACCGTAGAAGCTAATTCCGATAACCCATTATACAATATAGCTTTCGTAGATTTTAAAAATGCAGCCGGAGTATCTGTTGATGTAACAGATGTAAGAAGTGTTGTGTTCTCTATCCAAGGAGATTATCAAAACTTTTCATCCTTCGATATTGAGATAACAGAGTTAGTATTTACTAACAATAACATATTAAGCACAGAAGAGTATGAGATTCAGGAAAAAGTGGAAAATGTAATGAATTATCCGAATCCATTTCAGGCAACCACTTTTATAAGAGTACCTAAGACATTACAAGGGACAATAACAATTACTGTTGTTGATATGTTAGGAAGAATTGTAAGAAATGAAGAATTACAAATGATATCGAGCAATGAAGCTAGGTTTGATGCTCAAGATTTACATACTGGAATATACAAATATGTAGTTTCAGATGCTAATAAGAGAAAATATCAAGGTAGTTTTATGAAAGAATAA
- a CDS encoding LytTR family DNA-binding domain-containing protein, whose translation MNCIIIDDEETARLIIQQLCSQVDQLNVIEEFPNAIQAIKFLNSNSIDLIFLDIHMPDFTGFDFIQTLKNPPKIVLTTSDEKFALEAFEYECIVDYLVKPITLPRFIKAIQKVKSAPDVKSDSAAAKDNKEPSGISSGENDLYINIDRRLIKIDIPTILIVEAKGDYILIKTEKQNYTVHSTLKKIEEKLPDDLFLKVHRSYIINTKKIIDIEDNSVLIAKDVIPVSRSNRPELMRRLNLL comes from the coding sequence ATGAATTGTATTATTATTGATGATGAAGAAACTGCAAGATTAATTATTCAACAACTTTGTTCTCAGGTAGATCAATTAAATGTAATTGAAGAATTCCCAAATGCAATTCAGGCCATCAAATTCTTAAATAGTAATTCGATTGATTTAATATTTTTAGATATTCATATGCCTGACTTCACAGGCTTTGATTTCATACAGACACTAAAGAATCCACCAAAAATAGTATTGACCACTTCAGACGAGAAATTTGCTTTAGAAGCGTTTGAATATGAATGTATTGTGGATTATCTGGTGAAGCCAATAACATTACCACGTTTTATTAAGGCTATCCAGAAAGTAAAAAGTGCTCCTGATGTAAAATCTGATTCTGCAGCTGCAAAAGATAATAAAGAACCGTCAGGAATATCTTCTGGAGAAAATGACCTCTATATAAATATTGATAGAAGGTTAATAAAGATTGATATCCCAACAATTTTAATAGTTGAAGCAAAAGGAGATTACATTCTGATCAAGACAGAAAAGCAGAATTACACGGTACATTCTACCCTAAAAAAGATCGAAGAAAAATTACCGGATGATCTTTTCTTAAAAGTTCATAGGTCCTATATAATAAATACAAAAAAAATTATAGATATAGAGGATAATAGTGTTTTAATAGCTAAAGATGTTATTCCCGTTAGTCGATCAAATCGTCCAGAATTAATGAGAAGACTAAACCTTTTGTAG
- a CDS encoding tetratricopeptide repeat protein: MIRRFMCLLFLMYGSLLLAQDLQEGFTYLETGKYIKAETFFENILKEYPDNKTAKLCYGRAVGLSGKSEKAVSIFTELKNKYPNDFEIKLNYAESLLWSNKFIKAEGFYKEILKEDDTSFPAVLGYANTLSNLKKYEEALIEVNKALTIQKGNPNALTSRKYVRLGYANQLSQNKEFEKALSLLNQNLIDFPNDKDSQLNKANIYLMTEDLDNAAKVYQEISTNAKDSILAMNGLSLVFHKKHKEKKALEIASNAKVKSENYKDDKELFISTNERYIQALLWNRKFSDAIKEIEQLRLKYPDEPRIMALSATEGMYTSKFKSSIQSYTNILSKSEGSFDGNLGIANAYRATGDDEKAFTYAFKTLDYYPKQPDAEKLIKTLKSSYTPFVELKTAFTFDNGNNEAVNLSLRSELPISTKFKSELEYIHRTTKNTVLKNEASSNELALRFSYKFNGNVSLKTKGGISKSNAFTNDYTQWTGEIRLTTKPFRLQNLDVGYQRELQNFNADLIDREIVMNNYFLNYNLSTNINLGWYTQYIYTSQTDDNSRNLLFTSLYYNVLNRPAVKFGINYQYMTFANQVPTIYFSPEKFNVVEVFADMISKDSGKWFYGLNGAAGYQFIEDDPGTTTYRVEGKLGYNFSDRLIGTLYGKYSNIASATATGFEFTEFGFLLKWYFLKQPIFNKKIMKLQKDEENKQ, translated from the coding sequence ATGATCCGTAGATTTATGTGCTTATTATTCCTTATGTATGGTTCTCTACTTTTAGCACAAGATTTACAAGAAGGTTTTACTTATTTAGAAACAGGTAAGTATATTAAAGCAGAAACATTCTTTGAAAACATATTAAAAGAGTATCCTGACAATAAAACAGCAAAATTATGTTACGGAAGAGCAGTAGGACTATCTGGTAAGTCAGAAAAGGCTGTTTCTATTTTTACAGAGTTAAAAAATAAATATCCTAACGATTTTGAAATCAAACTTAATTATGCAGAATCTTTATTGTGGAGCAATAAATTTATTAAAGCAGAAGGATTTTATAAAGAAATACTAAAAGAAGATGACACTAGTTTTCCTGCAGTATTAGGATATGCTAACACATTGTCTAATTTGAAAAAGTATGAGGAAGCCTTAATAGAAGTAAACAAAGCGTTAACAATTCAAAAAGGAAACCCAAATGCATTAACCTCTAGGAAATATGTTAGATTAGGATATGCTAATCAATTATCTCAAAACAAAGAATTCGAAAAAGCATTGTCATTATTAAATCAAAATTTAATTGATTTTCCTAATGATAAAGACTCACAATTGAATAAAGCTAATATCTATCTGATGACAGAAGACCTGGATAATGCTGCTAAAGTATATCAGGAAATTTCTACGAATGCTAAAGATAGTATTCTTGCCATGAATGGATTATCTCTAGTGTTCCATAAAAAACATAAAGAAAAAAAAGCTTTAGAAATTGCTAGTAATGCAAAAGTAAAATCGGAAAATTATAAGGATGATAAAGAACTATTTATCTCTACTAATGAACGATACATACAAGCACTTTTATGGAATCGGAAATTTTCTGATGCTATTAAAGAAATAGAGCAGCTAAGGTTAAAATATCCTGATGAACCTAGAATAATGGCATTATCAGCTACAGAAGGTATGTATACGAGTAAATTTAAGTCAAGTATACAGAGTTATACTAATATTTTATCAAAAAGCGAAGGGTCTTTTGACGGAAACTTAGGGATTGCAAATGCATATCGGGCGACAGGAGATGACGAGAAGGCTTTTACTTATGCTTTTAAAACATTAGACTATTATCCCAAACAACCAGATGCAGAAAAATTAATTAAAACATTGAAGTCTTCATATACTCCTTTCGTAGAATTAAAAACAGCTTTTACATTTGATAATGGTAATAATGAAGCTGTAAATCTATCACTTCGTTCCGAGTTACCTATATCAACCAAGTTTAAATCAGAATTAGAATATATACATCGTACAACGAAAAATACAGTACTTAAAAATGAAGCTTCATCCAATGAGTTAGCTTTGCGGTTTTCATATAAGTTTAACGGTAATGTATCGCTAAAAACCAAAGGAGGTATTAGTAAGTCTAATGCTTTTACTAATGACTATACCCAATGGACTGGGGAGATACGATTAACTACTAAACCATTTAGATTACAAAATTTGGATGTTGGATATCAGAGAGAATTACAAAACTTTAATGCAGATTTGATAGATCGTGAAATTGTAATGAATAACTACTTTCTTAATTATAATTTAAGTACTAATATAAATTTAGGTTGGTATACACAATATATATATACATCACAGACTGATGATAATAGTCGAAATTTATTATTCACTTCATTATACTATAATGTACTTAACAGGCCAGCTGTAAAATTCGGAATTAATTATCAATACATGACTTTTGCTAATCAAGTTCCTACTATTTATTTTAGTCCTGAAAAATTTAATGTGGTGGAAGTTTTTGCAGATATGATTAGTAAAGACAGCGGTAAATGGTTCTATGGACTGAATGGAGCTGCTGGTTATCAGTTTATAGAAGATGATCCCGGTACTACGACATATAGAGTAGAAGGTAAGCTAGGATATAATTTCTCCGATCGTTTAATTGGGACATTATATGGTAAATATAGCAATATTGCTTCTGCTACTGCAACAGGTTTTGAATTTACAGAATTTGGATTTTTATTAAAATGGTACTTTCTAAAACAACCTATTTTCAATAAGAAAATTATGAAACTTCAGAAAGATGAGGAAAATAAACAATGA
- a CDS encoding ATP-binding protein, whose amino-acid sequence MNSLLKRQIRKKLSDDLKNHPEIQELLAAIDSSYNTYEEQFSMLQRAMSISSQELFDANIQLTEEAKQQRLVIERLNDAIKTLRSIDNKKDTEVATNIEDLTGIELATLIEEQAAKISDFEKQRAKMLKDLEKSNEELTSYAQVVSHDLKSPLRNVSALITWIKEDADELSGTVLSHFGHIEQNIEKMDSMIGGILEYSLIDKKDKIVNEVNLNVLIYQTIESLHAPDFIEFSIDNKLPTIRKDPHRIKQLFQNLISNAVKGMDKEEGYIYIGSKEEEEYWEFYIKDNGKGIPEKYHEKIFKIFQSIDSTKESTGIGLSIVKKIIDYYEGKIWLESVVGKGTTFFFTIKK is encoded by the coding sequence ATGAATTCATTATTGAAAAGGCAGATAAGAAAAAAATTATCTGATGATTTAAAAAATCATCCTGAAATCCAGGAGCTTTTGGCTGCAATTGATAGCTCGTATAACACCTATGAAGAGCAGTTTTCTATGTTACAAAGAGCGATGTCAATAAGTTCGCAAGAATTATTTGATGCTAATATACAGTTAACGGAAGAAGCGAAACAACAACGATTAGTTATAGAACGACTAAATGATGCTATAAAAACACTTCGATCGATCGATAATAAAAAAGACACAGAAGTAGCAACAAATATTGAAGATCTTACAGGTATTGAATTAGCTACGTTGATTGAAGAACAGGCAGCTAAAATCTCTGATTTTGAAAAACAGAGAGCTAAAATGTTGAAGGACTTAGAAAAAAGTAATGAAGAATTAACGAGTTACGCACAAGTTGTTTCTCATGATTTAAAATCTCCATTACGAAATGTAAGTGCATTAATAACCTGGATAAAAGAAGATGCAGATGAGTTGAGCGGAACTGTTTTAAGTCATTTTGGGCATATAGAACAAAATATTGAAAAAATGGATAGTATGATTGGAGGAATTTTGGAATATTCTCTGATCGATAAAAAAGATAAAATTGTAAATGAGGTAAATCTTAATGTGCTAATATATCAAACTATAGAGTCATTGCACGCACCGGATTTTATAGAATTTAGTATAGATAATAAGCTTCCGACAATAAGGAAAGATCCACATAGGATCAAACAGTTGTTTCAAAATTTGATTAGTAATGCAGTCAAAGGAATGGATAAAGAAGAAGGGTATATCTATATTGGATCAAAAGAAGAAGAAGAGTATTGGGAATTTTACATAAAAGATAACGGGAAGGGAATACCGGAGAAATATCACGAAAAGATTTTCAAAATATTTCAGAGTATTGATTCTACAAAAGAGTCAACCGGTATTGGACTATCCATAGTAAAAAAAATCATAGACTACTATGAAGGAAAAATTTGGTTGGAATCTGTCGTCGGAAAAGGAACTACCTTTTTCTTTACGATAAAAAAATAA
- a CDS encoding ATP-binding protein, with protein MTLFVTQNLKEKDFTIPSVHLDKEKGEIYINDEESYINCSVRDNGKGIPEKYRERIFQLFESIDSKKECIGIGLPIVKKIVDYDKGDIRLESEVGVGTTFFINLQKE; from the coding sequence GTGACTCTTTTTGTTACTCAAAACTTAAAAGAAAAAGATTTTACAATTCCTTCTGTCCATTTAGATAAAGAAAAAGGAGAAATTTATATTAATGATGAAGAATCATATATAAATTGTAGTGTAAGGGATAATGGAAAGGGAATCCCTGAGAAATATCGCGAACGAATTTTTCAGCTATTCGAAAGTATAGATTCTAAAAAGGAATGTATTGGTATTGGATTACCCATTGTGAAGAAAATTGTAGATTATGATAAGGGTGATATACGATTAGAATCAGAGGTTGGTGTTGGTACTACATTTTTCATCAACCTACAAAAAGAGTAA
- a CDS encoding GyrI-like domain-containing protein produces the protein MSNSKHEWRKNEKRVYLPKANPEKILIPEYKFITIEGEGNPNSDFFAEYIGVLYAMAYAIKMNLKKEKIKPKGYCDYTVYPLEGVWDLNKEAKKEYNGTFDKDDLVFKLMIRQPNFINETFFEQMRNQVKEKKPHKLLGNVKFEKITDGECVQIMHIGSYDNEPESFRLMEAYAKKENLTRLSKTHREIYLSDFRKVAPEKLKTVLRFKVKSNTSSIDVKK, from the coding sequence ATGAGTAATTCTAAACATGAATGGAGGAAAAACGAAAAACGAGTTTATCTACCAAAAGCTAACCCTGAGAAAATACTAATTCCAGAATATAAGTTTATTACTATAGAAGGCGAGGGCAACCCAAACAGTGATTTTTTTGCTGAGTATATAGGGGTTTTATATGCTATGGCCTACGCAATAAAAATGAATCTTAAAAAAGAGAAAATTAAACCTAAAGGATACTGTGATTATACGGTATATCCTCTAGAAGGGGTTTGGGATCTTAACAAGGAAGCCAAAAAAGAATATAACGGTACATTTGATAAAGATGACTTGGTTTTTAAATTAATGATTAGACAACCTAACTTTATCAATGAAACTTTCTTTGAACAAATGCGTAATCAAGTAAAAGAAAAAAAGCCTCACAAACTATTAGGAAATGTCAAGTTTGAGAAAATTACTGACGGAGAATGTGTGCAAATAATGCATATTGGAAGCTATGACAATGAACCGGAAAGCTTCAGACTAATGGAAGCCTATGCCAAAAAAGAAAACCTTACGAGATTGTCTAAAACACATAGGGAAATCTACTTATCTGATTTTAGAAAAGTAGCACCAGAAAAACTTAAAACAGTACTAAGATTTAAAGTTAAATCAAACACGAGTAGTATTGATGTCAAAAAATAG